One part of the Lotus japonicus ecotype B-129 chromosome 2, LjGifu_v1.2 genome encodes these proteins:
- the LOC130739630 gene encoding proline-rich receptor-like protein kinase PERK9 has product MSAASPSPASSTAAPPSRTLSPAATLPPQQLSSPPVTSSAPPPANVSAPPPATTLPAPPPATPSAPPPATPSAPPPAVPSPPPASPPLSPPVASPPATPSNPPPAQQPPPPPPSTGRPSPPPQSQVPPRSSPPPVLAPPPSNPPEKSPPPPASVPPPRGSPPPPPPPSAPPPRNATPPQAPAPRVAVPPPRSSPPPSSSSSPPPAASPPDPRISPPPVTPSSQPVPPSNSTPRSPPIVQLAPPPSRFLLSPPPPSQNRSENSSPEDGDSGGIGTGAVVALVVLGGILGFILIGVAIWCFRRQKKKEPDNNGYVMPFTQPSSTGSDSSFFKTPSSAPIRSGSGSDVLHSPSDPGGLGNSRSWFSYEELVKATNGFSAQNLLGEGGFGSVYKGSLPDGREIAVKQLKIGGGQGEKEFKAEVEIISRIHHRHLVSLVGFCIQDTRKLLVYDYVSNDTLYFHLHGPGQPVLDWEKRVRIAAGAARGIAYLHEDCNPRIIHRDIKSSNILLDNNYEAKVSDFGLAKLALDAYTHITTRVMGTFGYVAPEYASSGKLTEKSDVYAYGVVLLELISGRKAVDSSQPLGDESLVEWARPLLSHAIESEEFQSLVDSRLGNNYVESEMFCMIEVAAACVRHSASKRPRMGQVVRAFDSLATSDITNGMRLGESQAFDSAQQSEEIRLFRRMAFGSQNYSTDFFSQASLNTS; this is encoded by the exons ATGTCCGCGGCGTCGCCGTCTCCGGCGTCTTCCACCGCCGCGCCACCGTCACGGACACTGTCCCCTGCCGCCACTCTGCCACCGCAACAACTTTCTTCACCTCCGGTCAcctcatcagctccacctccgGCTAATGTGTCAGCTCCTCCTCCGGCAACAACCCTACCAGCTCCACCTCCGGCAACCCCATCAGCTCCTCCTCCGGCAACCCCATCAGCTCCTCCTCCCGCAGTTCCATCGCCTCCTCCGGCTTCACCTCCATTGTCGCCTCCAGTAGCTTCCCCTCCAGCAACACCATCAAACCCTCCTCCGGCGCAAcaaccgccaccgccaccaccttctACGGGACGTCCATCACCTCCACCGCAATCACAGGTTCCTCCAAGAAGCTCTCCGCCGCCAGTATTAGCTCCACCTCCGTCTAATCCGCCAGAGAAATCACCCCCTCCTCCGGCTTCTGTGCCACCACCTAGAGGTTCAcctccaccgccgccgccaccgtctGCACCACCCCCAAGAAACGCAACTCCACCACAAGCACCGGCACCGCGGGTGGCTGTGCCGCCGCCCAGGTCATCAccgccaccatcatcatcatcctcaccaCCACCAGCAGCATCCCCTCCTGATCCTAGAATTAGTCCTCCACCTGTCACACCAAGTTCTCAACCGGTTCCACCTTCAAATTCTACACCAAGATCACCTCCAATTGTTCAATTGGCGCCTCCTCCATCGCGCTTCCTGCTTTCACCACCGCCGCCATCGCAGAACCGGTCAGAAAACTCAAGCCCTGAGGATGGAGACAGTGGTGGAATTGGTACTGGTGCTGTAGTGGCTCTTGTTGTGCTGGGTGGAATTTTGGGGTTTATCTTGATTGGAGTTGCTATATGGTGCTTCAGGAGGCAAAAGAAGAAGGAGCCTGATAATAATGGTTATGTCATGCCATTCACTCAACCTTCCTCAACTGGATCAG ATTCATCCTTTTTCAAGACACCATCCTCAGCTCCTATAAGAAGTGGATCTGGCAGTGATGTTTTGCATTCACCATCTGACCCTGGTGGACTTGGCAACTCAAGATCATGGTTTTCATATGAAGAACTGGTCAAGGCCACAAATGGTTTCTCAGCTCAAAATCTTTTGGGCGAGGGCGGATTTGGTTCTGTATATAAAGGATCCCTACCTGATGGGAGAGAGATAGCAGTCAAACAGCTGAAAATTGGTGGAGGTCAGGGAGAGAAAGAATTCAAAGCTGAGGTTGAAATTATTAGTCGCATACATCATCGCCATTTGGTTTCTCTGGTGGGATTCTGCATTCAAGATACCAGAAAACTACTTGTCTATGACTATGTCTCTAACGATACCCTTTATTTTCATCTACATG GGCCGGGTCAGCCTGTGCTAGACTGGGAAAAACGTGTTAGAATCGCCGCTGGTGCAGCTCGAGGAATAGCTTATCTCCATGAAGACT GCAATCCTCGGATTATTCACAGAGATATCAAGTCATCAAACATTCTTTTGGATAACAACTATGAAGCCAAA GTCTCAGATTTCGGGCTAGCCAAATTAGCTCTTGATGCATATACACATATAACGACGCGTGTCATGGGAACTTTTGG GTATGTTGCACCTGAATATGCTTCAAGTGGAAAATTGACTGAGAAGTCTGATGTATATGCTTATGGAGTTGTGCTTTTGGAGCTAATTTCCGGACGTAAGGCAGTAGATTCATCCCAACCCTTGGGAGATGAGAGTCTAGTTGAATGG GCTCGACCTTTGCTGAGTCACGCAATCGAAAGTGAAGAGTTTCAGAGTTTGGTAGATTCAAGGCTAGGAAATAACTACGTTGAAAGTGAAATGTTTTGCATGATTGAAGTTGCTGCTGCGTGTGTGCGGCATTCGGCTTCAAAGAGACCTCGCATGGGACAG GTTGTTAGAGCTTTTGATAGTTTAGCAACTTCAGATATAACGAACGGAATGCGACTCGGGGAAAGCCAGGCGTTTGACTCTGCACAGCAATCTGAAGAAATAAGACTGTTTAGGAGGATGGCATTTGGCAGCCAAAATTACAGCACAGACTTCTTCAGTCAGGCTAGTTTGAATACGTCGTGA
- the LOC130735686 gene encoding kunitz-type trypsin inhibitor-like 2 protein — translation MMTSSSFLTLFFILIIFTIKLKVAIAGGAVNDTNGKALDIASEYSILTPEINGGGVTVASNVVKNQLVVVLSIKPLPVNFSDSEGTKVILTNENIKIEFASIPKYNGSSSWIVVNDESAKVWYVAVGSAKNYPNNQIQTGTFKIKPHSFGYKLFFCSDVSNSFCKEVGIYTDKHGNDRLALNGTILLIKFQKKL, via the coding sequence ATGATGACAAGTTCTTCATTTCTTACCCTCTTCTTCATTCTAATTATCTTTACCATAAAATTGAAGGTTGCCATTGCTGGTGGTGCTGTTAACGACACAAATGGCAAAGCTTTGGATATTGCAAGCGAGTACTCCATCCTGACGCCTGAAATTAATGGTGGCGGAGTTACGGTTGCTAGCAATGTGGTGAAAAACCAACTTGTTGTTGTTCTATCTATCAAACCCTTGCCAGTAAATTTTTCAGATTCCGAAGGAACAAAGGTCATCCTTACAAATGAAAACATAAAGATCGAGTTTGCTAGTATACCGAAATATAATGGTTCTTCTTCTTGGATCGTTGTCAATGATGAATCGGCCAAAGTTTGGTATGTAGCTGTTGGCAGTGCTAAAAATTATCCGAATAATCAGATTCAGACCGGGACTTTTAAAATTAAGCCCCATAGTTTTGGCTACAAGCTTTTCTTTTGTAGTGATGTAAGTAACTCATTTTGCAAAGAGGTTGGGATATATACAGATAAGCATGGAAATGATCGTCTAGCTCTCAATGGAACAATATTGTTAATTAAGTTCCAAAAGAAATTGTAA
- the LOC130739634 gene encoding 5'-deoxynucleotidase hdd1 translates to MAAIHSHIARLWVPPLHRSSSSPSNHPKLLLFRHSPSLSLRAHSSAEQHSHSSSSVIDFLTLCNRLKTTKRKGWVNHGIKGAESIADHMYRMAIMALIAADVPGLSRERCIKIALVHDIAEAIVGDITPSDGVPKAEKSRMEQEALNKMCEVLGGGMRAEEIKELWTEYENNASLEANLVKDFDKVEMILQALEYEMEHGKVLDEFFLSTAGKFQTEIGKSWASEIISRRKSLSANRLS, encoded by the exons ATGGCAGCGATTCATTCACATATTGCTCGCTTGTGGGTCCCACCTCTCCATCGCTCttcctcttctccctccaatcaTCCCAAACTCCTCCTCTTCCGCCACTCTCCCTCCCTCTCCCTCCGCGCCCATTCCTCCGCCGAACAACACTCTCACTCCTCTTCCTCTGTCATCGATTTTCTCACTCTCTGCAACCGACTCAAG ACCACGAAGAGGAAAGGATGGGTCAATCATGGGATAAAAGGTGCTGAATCGATTGCTGACCATATGTACCGCATGGCTATAATGGCACTGATTGCTGCCGATGTTCCTGGATTGAGTAGAGAAAG ATGTATCAAAATAGCACTTGTGCATGACATTGCAGAAG CTATTGTCGGAGATATAACCCCATCTGATGGTGTGCCCAAGGCTGAAAAGAGTAGAATGGAGCAGGAAGCTTTGAACAAAATGTGTGAAGTTCTTGGTGGAGGGATGAGAG CTGAAGAGATCAAAGAACTATGGACAGAGTATGAAAATAATGCTTCTTTGGAGGCTAATCTtgttaaagattttgacaag GTTGAAATGATTCTACAAGCGCTGGAATATGAAATGG AACATGGAAAAGTATTAGACgaatttttcctttcaactgcAG GGAAGTTTCAAACTGAAATAGGAAAAAGTTGGGCATCTGAGATTATTTCTAGAAGAAAATCTTTATCAGCAAACAGGCTGAGTTGA
- the LOC130739635 gene encoding transcription factor FAMA: MEKDHNYSAPPMPPSFNPLHDYSSHQHHHNNLYPQMKFRIGETSGENNSNNSGMVMDYMPQTQPPPQITSSPGGFYGGAGGFDKLSFADVVQFADFGPKLALNHQGKDNCEESGIDPVYFLKFPVLNDKMEDQNLMVNPNGEGEEAENDDERFNNLVSVDDTSRAEEEGIIIREDEEETTPDDNNSVQQHQHQNQFVGHEDQQVQKSNVQENKNKRKRPRSVKTTEEVESQRMTHIAVERNRRKQMNEHLRVLRSLMPGSYVQRGDQASIIGGAIEFVRELEQLLQCLESQKRRRLLGEAQSRQVENSAALAAAPATQQQPPFFSPPLPVNDQMKQLVEMESGGGLREETAESKSLLADVEVKLLGFDAMIKILSRRRPGQLIKIIAALEDLQLIILHTNITTIEQTVLYSFNVKVAGDSRFTAEDIASSVQQIVSFIHANTSM, encoded by the exons ATGGAGAAAGATCACAACTATTCG GCACCACCCATGCCTCCAAGTTTCAACCCACTTCATGACTACTCATCTCATCAACATCATCATAACAATCTGTATCCACAAATGAAGTTTCGAATCGGCGAAACTTCAGGTgaaaacaacagcaacaacagtgGGATGGTCATGGACTACATGCCACAAACACAACCACCGCCACAAATAACATCATCCCCAGGAGGGTTTTATGGAGGAGCTGGTGGTTTCGACAAGCTGAGTTTCGCTGATGTGGTGCAGTTTGCAGATTTTGGACCCAAATTGGCCTTGAACCACCAAGGCAAGGATAACTGCGAAGAATCCGGTATCGACCCGGTTTATTTTCTCAAGTTCCCTGTCTTGAACGACAAGATGGAGGACCAAAACTTGATGGTGAATCCAAATGGTGAAGGAGAAGAAGCTGAAAATGATGATGAGAGGTTCAATAACTTGGTGAGCGTGGACGACACGTCGAGGGCAGAAGAAGAGGGAATCATCAtcagagaagatgaagaagaaaccaCTCCTGATGACAACAACTCGGTGCAGCAGCATCAGCATCAGAATCAGTTTGTTGGTCATGAAGATCAGCAGGTTCAGAAGAGTAATGTGCAGGAAAACAAGAACAAGAGGAAGAGACCGAGAAGCGTTAAGACAACTGAGGAAGTTGAGAGCCAGCGCATGACCCACATCGCTGTTGAGAGGAACCGGAGGAAGCAAATGAATGAGCATCTTCGTGTCCTTAGATCCCTCATGCCTGGTTCATACGTCCAAAGG GGTGATCAAGCTTCTATAATAGGGGGAGCTATAGAGTTTGTGAGGGAATTGGAACAACTTCTTCAATGTTTGGAATCACagaagaggaggagacttcTCGGAGAAGCACAATCAAGACAGGTAGAAAATTCAGCTGCTCTGGCAGCTGCACCAGCAACACAGCAACAGCCTCCATTCTTTTCTCCACCTTTGCCAGTAAATGACCAGATGAAGCAGCTTGTGGAGATGGAGAGTGGTGGAGGACTTCGAGAAGAAACCGCAGAGAGCAAGTCTCTTTTGGCAGATGTAGAAGTGAAGCTTCTCGGATTCGACGCGATGATCAAAATCTTATCAAGAAGAAGGCCTGGACAGTTGATCAAGATCATTGCTGCACTTGAAGATCTTCAGCTCATTATCCTTCACACCAACATCACCACCATTGAACAAACAGTTCTTTATTCTTTCAATGTCAAG GTGGCTGGTGATTCAAGGTTCACTGCTGAAGACATAGCCAGCTCCGTTCAGCAAATAGTGAGTTTTATCCATGCAAACACAAGCATGTGA